One window from the genome of Lutra lutra chromosome X, mLutLut1.2, whole genome shotgun sequence encodes:
- the LOC125092198 gene encoding putative MAGE domain-containing protein MAGEA13P, with product MPRRKKNHSRKSGAGLKAQKGAQGAVGAPVPVTGKEAAASSLSPSIQGTPEVVPAAGKPSVRRSSQKACSSTMVKATPSSKPEEGSSSPKQGPSTLQAPSTSQAPPDPESSLSDVLNQKMAELVQFLSAKYVTKEPIIEAEMLESVIKEHKGHFPVIFRKACECMEIVFGIEVKEADPINHSYVLVRTLDLTYDGLLSDDLGMPKTGLLILILGVIFVEGNRASEKRIWEVLKKIGVRAGRKDFIYGEPRKLITKDFVQEKYLEYRQVPSSNPPRYEFLWGPRAHSETSKMKVLQFFAKVSGTDPTSFPSWYEEALRDERERAEARVAATNDGGGKASESSSVPLGRCSCPE from the coding sequence ATGCCTCGCCGTAAGAAGAATCATAGCCGCAAGTCTGGAGCAGGCCTTAAGGCCCAGAAGGGAGCTCAGGGCGCGGTGGGTGCACCGGTTCCCGTAACTGGGAAGGAAGCCGccgcctcctctctctctccttcgaTCCAGGGCACCCCAGAGGTGGTGCCTGCTGCTGGAAAACCAAGTGTTCGCAGGAGTTCTCAGAAAGCCTGCTCCTCCACCATGGTCAAAGCCACTCCATCGAGCAAACCAGAGGAGGGCTCCAGCAGCCCGAAACAGGGTCCAAGCACCCTCCAGGCTCCGAGCACCTCCCAGGCTCCACCGGATCCTGAGTCCTCACTCAGTGATGTGCTCAACCAGAAGATGGCTGAATTGGTGCAGTTCCTGAGTGCCAAGTATGTAACAAAGGAGCCTATCATAGAGGCAGAAATGCTAGAGAGTGTCATCAAAGAGCACAAGGGCCACTTCCCTGTGATCTTCAGGAAAGCCTGTGAGTGCATGGAGATCGTCTTTGGCATCGAAGTGAAGGAAGCAGACCCCATCAACCATTCCTATGTGCTTGTGAGAACCCTAGATCTCACCTACGATGGGTTGCTGAGTGATGACCTGGGCATGCCCAAGACCGGCCTCCTGATCCTTATCCTGGGTGTGATCTTTGTGGAGGGCAACCGTGCCTCCGAGAAGAGGATCTGGGAGGTGCTGAAGAAGATAGGAGTGCGAGCTGGGAGGAAGGATTTCATCTATGGGGAGCCCAGGAAGCTGATCACCAAAGATTTCGTGCAGGAAAAGTACCTGGAGTACCGCCAGGTGCCCAGCAGCAATCCTCCACGCTACGAGTTCCTGTGGGGTCCCAGGGCCCACAGTGAAACCAGCAAGATGAAAGTCCTGCAGTTTTTTGCCAAGGTCAGTGGCACTGACCCCACTTCCTTCCCATCCTGGTATGAGGAGGCTTTgagagatgaaagagagagagccgagGCCAGAGTTGCAGCCACCAATGATGGTGGGGGCAAGGCCAGTGAAAGTTCCAGTGTCCCACTTGGCAGATGCTCCTGCCCTGAGTGA